Proteins encoded in a region of the Neodiprion lecontei isolate iyNeoLeco1 chromosome 5, iyNeoLeco1.1, whole genome shotgun sequence genome:
- the LOC107225316 gene encoding troponin C, isoallergen Bla g 6.0101 isoform X2, with protein MDDLNKDQIVLLKKAFDAFDHEKKGCIGTDMVGTILTMLGHELSENTLAEIIAEVDEDGSGELEFEEFCTLAARFLVEEDTEAMQQELREAFRLYDKEGNGYITTDVFRDILHELDDKLSPEELDLMIEEIDADGSGTLDFDEFMEVMTGGDD; from the exons ATG GATGACCTAAACAAGGATCAAATTGTGC TTCTTAAGAAGGCCTTCGACGCCTTTGATCACGAGAAAAAGGGCTGCATAGGAACGGACATGGTGGGAACGATTTTAACGATGCTTGGACACGAGTTGAGCGAAAACACGCTGGCCGAGATAATcgcggaggtggacgaggacg GATCCGGAGAACTCGAGTTCGAGGAGTTTTGCACCCTGGCTGCGAGGTTTTTGGTCGAGGAAGACACCGAGGCGATGCAGCAGGAGCTGAGGGAGGCTTTCCGGCTCTACGACAAGGAAGGAAACGGATACATAACGACCGACGTCTTCAGGGACATCCTTCACGAGCTCGACGACAAGCTTTCGCCCGAAGAACTCGATCTTATGATAGAGGAAATCGACGCCGACGGATCTGGGACTCTCGACTTTGACG AATTTATGGAAGTGATGACAGGCGGCGACGACTGA
- the LOC107225316 gene encoding troponin C, isoallergen Bla g 6.0101 isoform X1 — MDQDLKDDLNKDQIVLLKKAFDAFDHEKKGCIGTDMVGTILTMLGHELSENTLAEIIAEVDEDGSGELEFEEFCTLAARFLVEEDTEAMQQELREAFRLYDKEGNGYITTDVFRDILHELDDKLSPEELDLMIEEIDADGSGTLDFDEFMEVMTGGDD, encoded by the exons ATGGATCAGGACCTAAAA GATGACCTAAACAAGGATCAAATTGTGC TTCTTAAGAAGGCCTTCGACGCCTTTGATCACGAGAAAAAGGGCTGCATAGGAACGGACATGGTGGGAACGATTTTAACGATGCTTGGACACGAGTTGAGCGAAAACACGCTGGCCGAGATAATcgcggaggtggacgaggacg GATCCGGAGAACTCGAGTTCGAGGAGTTTTGCACCCTGGCTGCGAGGTTTTTGGTCGAGGAAGACACCGAGGCGATGCAGCAGGAGCTGAGGGAGGCTTTCCGGCTCTACGACAAGGAAGGAAACGGATACATAACGACCGACGTCTTCAGGGACATCCTTCACGAGCTCGACGACAAGCTTTCGCCCGAAGAACTCGATCTTATGATAGAGGAAATCGACGCCGACGGATCTGGGACTCTCGACTTTGACG AATTTATGGAAGTGATGACAGGCGGCGACGACTGA